A genomic window from Micromonospora ferruginea includes:
- a CDS encoding 2'-5' RNA ligase family protein: MSDNVTGDGDMIQIGIAVDVPEPWGGMLTRRRVSAGDPQAVPAHVTLLGPTEIPVRALPAVEEHLTRVAAAHLPFTLHLRGTGTFRPVTQVVFVTVAAGISECELLASAINSAPELRREARFPYHPHVTVAQDVPPEVLDKAYEDLADFSALFEVEAFTLFSHSGAARWQPRRDFRLGGRR; encoded by the coding sequence ATGTCGGACAACGTGACGGGCGACGGGGACATGATCCAGATCGGGATCGCGGTGGACGTCCCCGAGCCGTGGGGCGGGATGCTCACCCGCCGTCGGGTCTCCGCCGGTGACCCGCAGGCGGTGCCGGCCCACGTCACCCTGCTCGGGCCCACCGAGATCCCGGTCCGCGCGCTGCCCGCCGTCGAGGAACACCTGACCCGGGTGGCCGCCGCGCACCTGCCGTTCACCCTGCACCTGCGCGGCACCGGCACGTTCCGCCCGGTCACCCAGGTGGTCTTCGTGACCGTGGCGGCCGGGATCAGCGAGTGCGAGCTGCTCGCCTCCGCCATCAACTCGGCCCCCGAGCTGCGCCGCGAGGCGCGTTTCCCCTACCACCCGCACGTGACCGTGGCCCAGGACGTGCCGCCCGAGGTGCTCGACAAGGCGTACGAGGACCTGGCCGACTTCTCCGCGCTGTTCGAGGTGGAGGCGTTCACCCTCTTCTCGCACAGCGGGGCGGCCCGGTGGCAGCCCCGGCGCGACTTCCGGCTCGGCGGCCGGCGCTGA
- the trpS gene encoding tryptophan--tRNA ligase → MSDVPVRPRVFSGIQPTADSFHLGNYLGALRHWVALQDSHDAFYCVVDLHAITAGHDPEVLRRRTRVAAAQLFALGIDPERSTLFVQSQLPEHPQLAWVLGCITGFGEAGRMTQFKDKAQKQGSDRASVGLFTYPILQAADILLYQAHAVPVGEDQRQHLELSRDLAQRFNSLFGTTFRVPVPHIVKDTAKITDLQDPTAKMSKSSSSPAGIIDLLEDPARSAKKIRSAVTDTGREIVFDAEGKPGISNLLTIYSALSGRGIDDLVAAYDGRGYGDLKKDLAEVVREFVTPIQERTNGYLDDPAQLDKLLARGAEKARAVAVDTLRTAYERVGFLPPVRFE, encoded by the coding sequence ATGTCCGACGTACCCGTCCGCCCGCGCGTCTTCTCCGGCATCCAGCCGACCGCCGACTCGTTCCACCTCGGCAACTACCTGGGCGCGCTGCGGCACTGGGTGGCCCTGCAGGACAGCCACGACGCGTTCTACTGCGTGGTGGACCTGCACGCGATCACCGCGGGGCACGACCCCGAGGTGCTCCGGCGACGCACCCGGGTGGCTGCCGCGCAGCTCTTCGCGCTGGGCATCGACCCGGAACGCAGCACGCTGTTCGTCCAGTCGCAGCTCCCCGAGCACCCGCAACTGGCCTGGGTGCTCGGCTGCATCACCGGGTTCGGCGAGGCCGGCCGGATGACCCAGTTCAAGGACAAGGCGCAGAAGCAGGGCAGCGACCGGGCCAGCGTCGGCCTGTTCACCTACCCGATCCTGCAGGCCGCCGACATCCTGCTCTACCAGGCGCACGCGGTGCCGGTCGGCGAGGACCAGCGGCAGCACCTGGAGCTGTCCCGTGACCTGGCGCAGCGGTTCAACTCGCTGTTCGGCACCACCTTCCGGGTGCCGGTGCCGCACATCGTGAAGGACACCGCCAAGATCACCGACCTGCAGGACCCCACCGCCAAGATGTCGAAGTCGTCGTCCTCCCCGGCCGGCATCATCGACCTGCTGGAGGACCCGGCCCGCTCGGCCAAGAAGATCCGCTCGGCGGTCACCGACACCGGCCGCGAGATCGTCTTCGACGCGGAGGGGAAGCCGGGCATCTCCAACCTGCTCACCATCTACTCCGCGCTCTCCGGTCGCGGCATCGACGACCTGGTCGCCGCGTACGACGGCCGGGGCTACGGCGACCTCAAGAAGGACCTCGCCGAGGTGGTGCGGGAGTTCGTCACCCCGATCCAGGAGCGCACCAACGGCTACCTGGACGACCCGGCACAGCTCGACAAGCTGCTCGCGCGGGGCGCGGAGAAGGCCCGGGCGGTGGCGGTCGACACGCTGCGCACCGCGTACGAGCGGGTCGGGTTCCTCCCCCCGGTGCGGTTCGAGTAG
- a CDS encoding hemolysin family protein — MREAGGPGPRRRPSGRPRREPRPLARAVARVVVRAADGATRLVTSLLGASPTAGRERISEAELRDLVAANTLLDADERRIIDEVLVAGARLIREVMVPRTEVVFLAAGLPVAEAQRLVRADPHTRYPVVDGTHDDVIGLVHLRDVLLRPEPAGRVAVGELAREVKRLPGSKRVLAALTEMRREGHHLAVVVDEYGGTAGIVTCEDLVEELVGEIHDEADGSDPAPAGLPAVVDGRLNLADFAERTGVPLPAGPYETVGGYVMAALGRLPVAGDEVPVAVDPGDGPDTTDPEGWLLRVLALDGRRVSRLAVSTRRLPEPRREVNAAPPPVPARPAGPS, encoded by the coding sequence ATGCGGGAAGCGGGTGGTCCCGGGCCCCGGCGGCGACCGTCGGGGCGGCCCCGGCGCGAACCCCGCCCGCTGGCCCGGGCCGTGGCGCGGGTCGTGGTGCGGGCCGCCGACGGCGCCACCCGCCTGGTCACCAGCCTGCTCGGGGCGAGCCCCACCGCCGGGCGGGAACGGATCAGCGAGGCCGAGCTGCGCGACCTGGTGGCGGCGAACACGCTGCTCGACGCGGACGAGCGCCGGATCATCGACGAGGTGCTGGTGGCCGGCGCGCGGCTGATCCGCGAGGTGATGGTGCCCCGCACCGAGGTGGTCTTCCTCGCCGCCGGCCTGCCGGTGGCCGAGGCGCAGCGGCTGGTCCGGGCCGACCCGCACACCCGCTACCCGGTGGTGGACGGCACGCACGACGACGTGATCGGCCTCGTGCACCTGCGGGACGTGCTGCTGCGACCGGAGCCGGCCGGCCGGGTCGCCGTCGGTGAGCTGGCCCGCGAGGTGAAACGGCTGCCGGGCAGCAAGCGGGTCCTCGCGGCGCTCACCGAGATGCGCCGGGAGGGACACCACCTGGCCGTGGTGGTCGACGAGTACGGCGGCACCGCCGGCATCGTCACCTGCGAGGACCTGGTCGAGGAACTGGTCGGGGAGATCCACGACGAGGCCGACGGGTCCGACCCGGCCCCGGCCGGGCTGCCGGCCGTGGTCGACGGCCGGCTCAACCTGGCCGACTTCGCCGAGCGCACCGGCGTCCCGCTGCCCGCCGGCCCGTACGAGACGGTCGGCGGGTACGTGATGGCCGCGCTGGGCCGCCTGCCGGTGGCCGGCGACGAGGTACCGGTCGCCGTCGACCCGGGCGACGGGCCGGACACCACCGATCCGGAGGGCTGGCTGCTGCGGGTGCTGGCGCTCGACGGTCGACGGGTGTCCCGGCTGGCGGTCTCCACGCGGCGCCTGCCCGAGCCCCGACGCGAGGTCAACGCCGCACCGCCGCCGGTACCGGCCCGACCCGCCGGCCCGTCATGA
- the galE gene encoding UDP-glucose 4-epimerase GalE — MKLLVTGGAGYIGSVVTRMLLDHGHQVTVLDDLRTGHREALAPDATHVDLPVHEAARVLTPDAGFDGVLHFAALIAAGESMTHPELYWHTNTVGSLALIDAVRAARVPRMVFSSTAAVYGNPTELPIPETAVKAPTSTYGATKLAVDMALTSEAIAHELGAVSLRYFNVAGAYRHDGAAIGERHDPETHLIPIALDVAAGRREKLQLFGDDYPTVDGTCVRDYIHVEDLARAHLLALDAATPGRHRIYNLGNGNGFTNRQVVEVVREVTGHPVPVEVAPRREGDPAELVASSALARDELGWVPAKPTLHDMVGDAWAFYREHIAGQTS, encoded by the coding sequence GTGAAACTGCTCGTCACCGGCGGCGCCGGCTACATCGGCAGCGTGGTGACCCGGATGCTGCTCGACCACGGCCACCAGGTGACCGTGCTGGACGACCTGCGTACCGGGCACCGCGAGGCGCTCGCCCCCGACGCCACCCACGTCGACCTGCCGGTGCACGAGGCGGCCCGGGTGCTCACCCCCGACGCCGGGTTCGACGGCGTGCTGCACTTCGCCGCCCTGATCGCCGCCGGCGAGTCGATGACCCACCCCGAGCTCTACTGGCACACCAACACCGTCGGCTCGCTCGCCCTGATCGACGCGGTCCGCGCCGCCCGGGTCCCGCGAATGGTCTTCTCCTCCACCGCCGCCGTCTACGGCAACCCCACCGAGCTGCCCATCCCGGAAACCGCCGTCAAGGCCCCCACCAGCACCTACGGGGCGACCAAGCTGGCCGTCGACATGGCGCTCACGTCCGAGGCCATCGCGCACGAGCTGGGCGCCGTCTCGCTGCGCTACTTCAACGTCGCGGGGGCCTACCGGCACGACGGCGCGGCCATCGGCGAGCGGCACGACCCGGAGACGCACCTCATCCCGATCGCGCTCGACGTGGCCGCCGGCCGGCGCGAGAAGCTCCAGCTCTTCGGCGACGACTACCCCACCGTCGACGGCACCTGCGTCCGCGACTACATCCACGTCGAGGACCTGGCCCGCGCCCACCTGCTCGCTCTCGACGCGGCCACGCCGGGCCGGCACCGGATCTACAACCTGGGCAACGGCAACGGCTTCACCAACCGCCAGGTGGTCGAGGTGGTCCGTGAGGTCACCGGCCACCCGGTGCCGGTCGAGGTGGCGCCGCGCCGCGAGGGCGACCCCGCCGAGCTGGTCGCGTCGTCCGCCCTGGCCCGCGACGAGCTGGGCTGGGTGCCGGCGAAGCCGACCCTGCACGACATGGTCGGCGACGCCTGGGCGTTCTACCGCGAGCACATCGCCGGGCAGACCTCGTGA
- the galK gene encoding galactokinase — protein sequence MSDVADRAAAGFRQRYGTEPDGRWAAPGRVNLIGEHTDYNDGFVLPFALPLRTVVAAAPGPDGRWTVLSELDDEPVEFDAAAADEPGRVDGWAAYVAGVVWALRAAGLDVPGARLAIASDVPVGSGLSSSAAIEAAVLAALVDLGDLDLPTDRWPRLAQRAENDYVGAPTGIMDQSAVVRGRAGHALFLDCRTEEVEQIPFDLDAAGLAVLVVDSRAPHRHADGEYAARRRSCEQAAATLGVTALRDVSTADLDAALDRLADDETRRRVRHVVTENQRVLDTVALLRADRVRDAGPLLTASHASMRDDFEITVPEIDIAVEAALAAGAYGARMTGGGFGGCVLALVDASAADPVASAVTAAYAERGFAAPGTLTVLPAGGVARV from the coding sequence GTGAGCGACGTCGCGGACCGCGCCGCCGCCGGCTTCCGGCAGCGGTACGGCACCGAGCCGGACGGCCGCTGGGCGGCTCCCGGACGGGTCAACCTGATCGGCGAGCACACCGACTACAACGACGGCTTCGTGCTGCCCTTCGCGCTCCCCCTGCGTACCGTGGTCGCTGCGGCGCCGGGGCCGGACGGGCGCTGGACGGTCCTCTCGGAGCTGGACGACGAGCCGGTGGAGTTCGACGCCGCGGCGGCCGACGAGCCCGGCCGGGTCGACGGCTGGGCCGCCTACGTGGCCGGCGTGGTGTGGGCGCTGCGCGCCGCCGGCCTCGACGTCCCCGGCGCCCGGCTCGCGATCGCCTCCGACGTGCCGGTCGGCTCCGGCCTCTCCTCGTCGGCGGCCATCGAGGCGGCGGTGCTGGCCGCGCTCGTCGACCTCGGCGACCTCGACCTGCCCACCGACCGGTGGCCCCGGCTCGCCCAGCGCGCCGAGAACGACTACGTCGGCGCGCCCACCGGGATCATGGACCAGTCCGCGGTCGTCCGGGGGCGGGCGGGGCACGCGCTCTTTCTCGACTGCCGCACCGAGGAGGTCGAGCAGATCCCGTTCGACCTCGACGCCGCCGGGCTGGCCGTGCTGGTCGTCGACTCGCGCGCGCCGCACCGGCACGCCGACGGCGAGTACGCGGCCCGGCGCAGGAGCTGCGAACAGGCCGCCGCGACGCTCGGCGTGACCGCCCTGCGCGACGTGTCCACCGCCGACCTCGACGCGGCGCTGGACCGCCTGGCCGACGACGAGACCCGCCGCCGGGTCCGGCACGTGGTCACCGAGAACCAGCGGGTGCTCGACACCGTCGCGTTGCTGCGCGCCGACCGGGTCCGCGACGCCGGCCCGCTGCTGACCGCCTCGCACGCCTCGATGCGCGACGACTTCGAGATCACCGTGCCGGAGATCGACATCGCGGTCGAGGCGGCGCTGGCCGCCGGGGCGTACGGCGCGCGGATGACCGGCGGTGGCTTCGGCGGCTGCGTGCTCGCCCTGGTCGACGCCTCCGCCGCCGATCCGGTGGCGTCCGCCGTCACGGCCGCGTACGCCGAGCGCGGCTTCGCCGCCCCCGGCACGCTCACGGTGCTCCCCGCCGGCGGCGTCGCCCGGGTGTAA
- a CDS encoding sulfate adenylyltransferase subunit 1: protein MSVDTLAPADGETTVRPMDLLRFATAGSVDDGKSTLIGRLLYDTKSLFSDQLAAVEAVSAARGDEYTNLALLTDGLRAEREQGITIDVAYRYFATPRRKFIIADTPGHIQYTRNMVTGASTADLALILVDARKGLVEQSRRHAFLCSLLRVPHLVLCVNKMDLVDWSQEVYERIADEFTAFAAKLDVPDLTVVPVSALQGDNIVSRSENMPWYEGPSLLHHLERVHIASDRNLVDVRFPVQYVIRPQSTTVTDYRGYAGQVASGVLKPGDEVMVLPSGFTSRIASVETADGPVDEAFPPMSVTVRLTDEIDISRGDLICRPNNAPMVAQDIEAMVCWMDESRPLQVGGRYAIKHTTRSARTIVRELHYRLDINSLHRDESAGELKLNEIGRVRLRTTVPLLADEYRRNRTTGGFVIIDEATNRTVGAGMIVEAG, encoded by the coding sequence ATGAGTGTCGACACCCTGGCCCCGGCCGACGGCGAGACCACCGTACGGCCGATGGACCTGCTGCGGTTCGCCACCGCCGGCAGCGTCGACGACGGCAAGTCGACCCTGATCGGTCGGCTGCTCTACGACACCAAGTCGCTCTTCAGCGACCAGCTCGCCGCCGTCGAGGCGGTCAGCGCGGCGCGCGGCGACGAATACACCAACCTGGCGCTGCTCACCGACGGCCTGCGGGCCGAGCGGGAGCAGGGCATCACCATCGACGTGGCGTACCGCTACTTCGCCACGCCGCGGCGCAAGTTCATCATCGCCGACACCCCGGGGCACATCCAGTACACCCGGAACATGGTCACCGGGGCCTCCACGGCCGACCTGGCGCTGATCCTGGTGGACGCGCGCAAGGGCCTGGTGGAGCAGTCCCGCCGGCACGCGTTCCTCTGCTCGCTGCTGCGGGTGCCGCACCTGGTGCTGTGCGTCAACAAGATGGACCTGGTCGACTGGTCGCAGGAGGTCTACGAGCGGATCGCCGACGAGTTCACCGCGTTCGCCGCGAAGCTCGACGTGCCGGACCTGACCGTGGTGCCGGTCTCCGCGCTGCAGGGCGACAACATCGTCTCCCGCTCGGAGAACATGCCCTGGTACGAGGGCCCGTCGCTGCTGCACCACCTGGAGCGGGTGCACATCGCCTCCGACCGCAACCTGGTCGACGTCCGCTTCCCGGTGCAGTACGTGATCCGGCCGCAGTCCACCACCGTCACCGACTACCGGGGTTACGCCGGCCAGGTGGCGTCGGGCGTGCTCAAGCCGGGCGACGAGGTGATGGTGCTGCCGTCCGGCTTCACCAGCCGGATCGCCTCGGTGGAGACGGCCGACGGCCCGGTGGACGAGGCGTTCCCGCCGATGTCGGTGACGGTCCGGCTGACCGACGAGATCGACATCTCGCGCGGCGACCTGATCTGCCGGCCGAACAACGCCCCGATGGTCGCGCAGGACATCGAGGCGATGGTCTGCTGGATGGACGAGAGCCGGCCGCTCCAGGTCGGCGGCAGGTACGCGATCAAGCACACCACCAGGTCGGCGCGGACGATCGTGCGCGAGCTGCACTACCGGTTGGACATCAACTCGTTGCACCGGGACGAGTCGGCCGGCGAGTTGAAGCTCAACGAGATCGGCCGGGTACGGCTGCGGACCACCGTGCCGCTGCTCGCCGACGAGTACCGCCGTAACCGCACCACCGGCGGCTTCGTGATCATCGACGAGGCGACCAACCGGACGGTCGGCGCCGGGATGATCGTCGAGGCCGGCTGA
- the cysD gene encoding sulfate adenylyltransferase subunit CysD, with protein sequence MTSPAAYQVSHLDALEAESIFVMREVVAEMERPVLLFSGGKDSIVMLRLAQKAFAPANIPFPVMHVDTGHNFPEVLDYRDQRVSELGLQLIVASVPEALTKGMVREAADGTRNRIQTPVLLDAVEKHRFDALFGGARRDEEKARAKERVFSFRDEFGQWDPKNQRPELWSLYNGRHHPGESIRVFPLSNWTELDVWHYIARERIPLPSIYFAHEREVIERDGMFYAVNEFFRARAGEQPFKAQVRYRTVGDASCTAAVRSDADTVEKVIEEVAATRITERGATRGDDRVSEAAMEDRKREGYF encoded by the coding sequence ATGACGTCCCCCGCCGCTTACCAGGTGTCGCACCTCGACGCGCTCGAGGCGGAGAGCATCTTCGTGATGCGCGAGGTCGTCGCCGAGATGGAGCGGCCGGTGCTGCTCTTCTCCGGCGGCAAGGACTCGATCGTGATGCTCCGGTTGGCGCAGAAGGCGTTCGCGCCCGCCAACATCCCGTTCCCGGTGATGCATGTGGACACCGGGCACAACTTCCCCGAGGTGCTCGACTACCGCGACCAGCGGGTGTCCGAGCTGGGCCTGCAGCTCATCGTGGCGAGCGTCCCGGAGGCCCTGACCAAGGGCATGGTCCGGGAGGCGGCGGACGGCACGCGCAACCGGATCCAGACGCCGGTGCTGCTCGACGCGGTGGAGAAGCACCGCTTCGACGCGCTGTTCGGCGGCGCCCGGCGGGACGAGGAGAAGGCCCGGGCCAAGGAGCGGGTGTTCAGCTTCCGCGACGAGTTCGGCCAGTGGGACCCGAAGAACCAGCGTCCGGAGCTGTGGTCGCTCTACAACGGCCGGCACCACCCGGGCGAGTCGATCCGGGTGTTCCCGCTGTCCAACTGGACCGAGCTGGACGTGTGGCACTACATCGCCCGGGAGCGGATCCCGCTGCCGTCGATCTACTTCGCGCACGAGCGCGAGGTGATCGAGCGCGACGGCATGTTCTACGCGGTCAACGAGTTCTTCCGGGCCCGCGCCGGCGAGCAGCCGTTCAAGGCCCAGGTCCGTTACCGGACCGTGGGTGACGCCTCCTGCACCGCGGCGGTCCGCTCGGACGCCGACACGGTGGAGAAGGTGATCGAGGAGGTGGCCGCCACCCGGATCACCGAGCGCGGCGCGACCCGCGGCGACGACCGGGTCAGCGAGGCCGCCATGGAGGACCGCAAGCGGGAGGGCTACTTCTGA
- a CDS encoding inositol monophosphatase family protein, protein MGSPPMIDGAFARWLASRAGQALTDLRAEMGFADAGALRSAGDKVSHDLIRTELARWRPADAVLSEEDEGSRLAWTAEVTSEAMPRLTADRVWIVDPLDGTREYAEEGRADWAVHVALWSRNAPTPHGLVAGAVGLPAQHRVLGTDYPPAYPPMRVEAATAAGARTIRLAASRSRPPVFLTDLAADVGAHLVPMGSAGAKIAAVVTGEVDAYIHAGGQYEWDSAAPVAVATATGLHASRIDGSALKYNEADPRLPDLLVCRKDLASRLLAALQRHSG, encoded by the coding sequence ATGGGCAGTCCTCCGATGATCGACGGCGCGTTCGCCCGCTGGCTGGCGTCGCGGGCCGGGCAGGCGCTGACGGACCTGCGCGCGGAGATGGGCTTCGCGGACGCCGGGGCGTTGCGGTCGGCCGGGGACAAGGTCTCGCACGACCTGATCCGGACCGAGCTGGCCCGGTGGCGTCCGGCGGACGCGGTCCTGTCGGAGGAGGATGAGGGTTCGCGGCTGGCCTGGACGGCGGAGGTGACCAGCGAGGCGATGCCCCGGCTGACCGCCGACCGGGTGTGGATCGTCGACCCGCTGGACGGCACCCGGGAGTACGCCGAGGAGGGGCGCGCGGACTGGGCGGTGCACGTGGCGCTCTGGTCGCGCAACGCGCCGACGCCGCACGGCCTGGTGGCGGGCGCGGTGGGTCTGCCGGCGCAGCACCGGGTGCTGGGCACCGACTATCCGCCGGCGTACCCGCCGATGCGGGTGGAGGCGGCCACGGCGGCTGGGGCGCGGACCATCCGGTTGGCGGCGAGTCGTAGCCGTCCGCCGGTTTTCCTGACCGATCTGGCGGCGGATGTCGGCGCTCATCTGGTTCCGATGGGCTCGGCGGGCGCGAAGATCGCCGCCGTGGTCACCGGCGAGGTCGACGCGTACATCCACGCCGGCGGGCAGTACGAGTGGGATTCGGCCGCTCCGGTGGCTGTGGCGACGGCCACCGGCCTGCACGCTTCCCGGATCGACGGTTCTGCGCTGAAATACAACGAGGCCGACCCGCGTCTACCGGATCTGCTGGTCTGCCGCAAGGATCTCGCGAGTCGGTTGCTTGCAGCGTTGCAGCGGCACTCCGGGTAA
- the pth gene encoding aminoacyl-tRNA hydrolase — protein sequence MTDEAGPWLVVGLGNPGREYANNRHNVGFMVADLLAARVGARFGRHRRAVAEAAEGRLGFGGPKLVLLKPLTYMNLSGGPVAGLAQFHKIPPARVIAVHDELDIDYGQVRVKFGGGEGGHNGLRSMSKSLGTKDYARVRFGVGRPPGRQDPADFVLSDFSAAERKELEFLVDRAADVVESVVTKGVEPTQNLYHGA from the coding sequence GTGACGGACGAGGCGGGGCCGTGGCTGGTGGTCGGCCTGGGCAACCCCGGTCGGGAGTACGCGAACAACCGGCACAACGTCGGGTTCATGGTGGCCGACCTGCTGGCCGCTCGGGTGGGCGCGAGGTTCGGCCGGCACAGGCGGGCGGTGGCCGAGGCCGCCGAGGGGCGGCTGGGGTTCGGCGGCCCGAAGTTGGTGCTGCTGAAGCCGCTGACCTACATGAACCTCTCCGGTGGCCCGGTGGCGGGGCTGGCCCAGTTCCACAAGATCCCGCCGGCCCGGGTGATCGCGGTGCACGACGAGCTGGACATCGACTACGGCCAGGTGCGGGTGAAGTTCGGCGGCGGTGAGGGCGGGCACAACGGCCTGCGGTCGATGTCGAAGTCGCTGGGCACGAAGGACTACGCGCGGGTGCGGTTCGGCGTCGGCCGGCCGCCGGGCCGGCAGGACCCGGCTGACTTCGTACTCTCGGATTTCTCCGCCGCGGAGCGCAAGGAGCTGGAGTTCCTGGTCGACCGCGCGGCGGACGTGGTGGAGTCGGTGGTCACCAAGGGTGTGGAGCCGACGCAGAACCTGTACCACGGGGCTTGA
- a CDS encoding 50S ribosomal protein L25/general stress protein Ctc, translating into MSEVKISAEPRTEFGKGGARRTRRAGKVPAVLYGHGEKPKHIALPAREFAAAIRKGGANQLFAIEVSDGTQVLALPKAIQRDPIRDSFEHVDLLLVRRGEKVTVEVPVQLTGEAAKDTLIVHDHDTLSVTADATKVPDHLEASIEGAEPGTTITAADVELPSGVELATDEETAVASVTAAPTAEQLEATLPEVEEATEEAEAEAGEETAESPEGAPAEGETAEAETKTEA; encoded by the coding sequence GTGTCCGAGGTAAAGATCAGCGCCGAGCCCCGTACCGAGTTCGGCAAGGGTGGTGCCCGTCGTACCCGCCGGGCCGGCAAGGTGCCCGCCGTGCTGTACGGCCACGGCGAGAAGCCCAAGCACATCGCGCTTCCGGCGCGGGAGTTCGCCGCCGCGATCCGCAAGGGCGGCGCCAACCAGCTCTTCGCGATCGAGGTCAGCGACGGCACCCAGGTGCTGGCGCTGCCGAAGGCGATCCAGCGTGACCCGATCAGGGACAGCTTCGAGCACGTGGACCTGCTGCTGGTCCGCCGTGGCGAGAAGGTCACCGTCGAGGTCCCGGTCCAGCTGACCGGTGAGGCCGCGAAGGACACCCTGATCGTGCACGACCACGACACGCTGTCGGTGACCGCCGACGCGACCAAGGTGCCGGACCACCTGGAGGCGTCGATCGAGGGCGCCGAGCCGGGCACCACGATCACCGCCGCCGACGTGGAGCTGCCGTCCGGCGTCGAGCTGGCCACCGACGAGGAGACCGCTGTCGCCTCGGTGACCGCCGCTCCGACCGCCGAGCAGCTCGAGGCCACCCTCCCCGAGGTCGAGGAGGCCACCGAGGAGGCCGAGGCCGAGGCCGGCGAGGAGACCGCCGAGTCTCCGGAGGGCGCTCCGGCCGAGGGCGAGACCGCCGAGGCCGAGACGAAGACCGAGGCCTGA
- a CDS encoding ribose-phosphate diphosphokinase, whose translation MGSIVAENRKSLMLFSGRGFPELAKEIGEVLGVAPTPADAYEFANGEIFVRFKDSVRGSDAFVVQSVTHGVNTWVMETLIMVDALKRGSAKRITVVLPFYPYSRQDKKHRGREPISARLVADLLKTAGANRILTVDLHTAQIQGFFDGPVDHLFAMDVLAEYVEHKYAGRPMTVVAPDSGRVRVAERWTDRLGGCPLAFIHKTRDPMKPNQVVANRVVGEVEGRVCLIVDDMIDTGGTISKAADILKESGAAEIVVASTHALLSDPATERLKNSPISEVVVTNTLPLPPEKQLDKLTVLSIAPLLARAIREVFDDGSVTTLFGGLS comes from the coding sequence ATGGGCAGCATCGTCGCCGAGAACCGCAAGAGCCTGATGCTCTTCTCCGGGAGGGGTTTTCCGGAGCTGGCCAAGGAGATCGGTGAGGTGCTCGGCGTCGCGCCGACGCCCGCCGACGCCTACGAGTTCGCCAACGGTGAGATCTTCGTACGGTTCAAGGACTCGGTGCGTGGTTCGGACGCCTTCGTGGTGCAGTCCGTGACGCACGGGGTGAACACCTGGGTCATGGAGACCCTGATCATGGTGGACGCGCTGAAGCGCGGTTCGGCCAAGCGGATCACCGTGGTCCTGCCGTTCTACCCCTACTCGCGGCAGGACAAGAAGCACCGCGGTCGGGAGCCGATCTCGGCGCGGCTGGTGGCCGACCTGCTGAAGACCGCGGGCGCGAACCGGATCCTCACCGTCGACCTGCACACCGCGCAGATCCAGGGCTTCTTCGACGGGCCGGTGGACCACCTGTTCGCGATGGACGTGCTGGCCGAGTACGTCGAGCACAAGTACGCGGGCCGGCCGATGACGGTGGTGGCGCCGGACTCGGGTCGGGTGCGGGTGGCCGAGCGGTGGACGGACCGGCTGGGCGGCTGCCCGCTGGCGTTCATCCACAAGACGCGGGACCCGATGAAGCCGAACCAGGTGGTGGCGAACCGCGTGGTCGGTGAGGTCGAGGGCCGGGTGTGCCTGATCGTGGACGACATGATCGACACCGGTGGCACGATCTCCAAGGCGGCCGACATCCTGAAGGAGTCGGGGGCGGCGGAGATCGTGGTGGCGTCGACCCACGCGCTGCTGTCCGACCCGGCGACGGAGCGGCTGAAGAACAGCCCGATCAGCGAGGTCGTGGTGACCAACACGTTGCCGCTGCCGCCGGAGAAGCAGCTCGACAAGCTGACCGTGCTGTCGATCGCGCCGCTGCTGGCGCGGGCGATCCGGGAGGTCTTCGACGACGGCTCGGTGACCACCCTGTTCGGTGGCCTGAGCTGA